One Phaseolus vulgaris cultivar G19833 chromosome 4, P. vulgaris v2.0, whole genome shotgun sequence DNA window includes the following coding sequences:
- the LOC137837320 gene encoding NAC domain-containing protein 87-like, translated as MMEEPVVVNKGDDPLDLPPGFRFHPTDEEIITCYLTEKVLDRGFSATAIGEADFNKCEPWDLPKKAKMGEKDWYFFCQRDRKYPTGMRTNRATQSGYWKATGKDKEIYKGKNNLVGMKKTLVFYRGRAPKGEKTNWVMHEFRLEGKFACYNLPKAAKDEWVVCKVFHKSNTDVNKRVLPINPGIGLLRMNSIGEDLFDFSSLPPLVDPLFDQTSHKHIDNDFKDTTNSTNTPSSSAAKPPSDGYYLPYFMNNNHHMLMMMKPEEHRIYETPTTNINYASTSQGNFNSNNPMAIGTSSNSLQNSTSPFNNMFQDYCMHQGKNSFQQLKMEQFSNTNQPVVSASQDTCLSNDRNTDTSSVVSKQDNMGRNKALYEDLDQAPSSVATLSDLDCLWDDY; from the exons ATGATGGAAGAACCAGTTGTGGTTAACAAAGGAGATGACCCTTTGGATTTGCCTCCAGGTTTCAGGTTCCACCCCACAGATGAAGAGATCATCACTTGTTACCTCACAGAGAAAGTGCTGGATAGAGGTTTCAGTGCAACTGCTATTGGGGAAGCTGATTTTAACAAGTGCGAGCCTTGGGACTTGCCCA AGAAAGCAAAGATGGGGGAGAAAGATTGGTACTTCTTTTGCCAAAGGGATAGGAAGTATCCCACTGGCATGAGAACCAATAGAGCAACACAATCTGGTTATTGGAAGGCCACAGGCAAGGACAAAGAGATTTACAAAGGGAAGAACAATCTTGTGGGGATGAAGAAGACTCTTGTGTTCTATAGAGGAAGAGCTCCAAAGGGAGAGAAGACAAATTGGGTTATGCACGAATTCAGATTGGAAGGCAAATTCGCATGTTACAATCTTCCCAAGGCTGCAAAG GATGAATGGGTTGTGTGCAAGGTTTTCCATAAGAGCAACACAGATGTTAACAAAAGGGTACTCCCAATTAACCCTGGCATTGGCCTTCTTAGAATGAACTCAATTGGAGAAGATCTATTTGATTTCTCTTCACTTCCACCTCTCGTGGATCCTCTCTTTGACCAAACCTCACACAAACACATTGACAATGATTTCAAGGATACTACTAATAGTACTAACACACCTTCATCATCAGCAGCTAAACCACCTTCAGATGGCTATTACCTTCCCTATTTCATGAACAACAATCACCAcatgctgatgatgatgaagccTGAAGAACACAGAATCTATGAGACTCCTACCACCAACATTAACTATGCCTCCACCAGCCAAGGGAATTTCAACTCTAACAACCCAATGGCAATTGGCACAAGCAGTAACTCCCTTCAAAACTCAACCTCACCCTTCAACAATATGTTTCAAGATTATTGTATGCACCAAGGCAAAAACAGTTTCCAGCAGTTGAAGATGGAACAATTCTCCAACACTAACCAGCCTGTGGTCAGTGCCTCTCAAGACACGTGCCTGAGCAATGACAGAAACACTGACACTTCCTCGGTGGTGTCAAAGCAAGACAACATGGGAAGGAACAAGGCATTGTACGAGGATCTTGATCAAGCTCCTTCATCAGTTGCTACCCTCTCAGATTTGGATTGCCTCTGGGATGATTACTGA
- the LOC137837321 gene encoding lysine-specific demethylase JMJ15-like isoform X1: protein MEIALELLQLAFLVVEFFHGGAPKLWYGVPRKDACKLEKAMRKHLPELFEEQPDLLHKLVTQLSPSILKSKGIPVYRCVQNPGDFVLTFPQAYHSGFNCGFNCVEAVNVAPVDWLSHGHIAIELYQEQGRKTSVSHDKFLLEAVREAVRGHTSESSSSKHLNVGVGEQLCFCLQQG from the exons ATGGAGATTGCGCTCGAACTACTACAGCTAGCTTTTTTGGTGGTGGAGTTCTTTCATGGT GGAGCTCCAAAATTGTGGTATGGAGTCCCTAGAAAAGATGCCTGCAAATTGGAAAAGGCTATGAGAAAGCATTTACCAGAACTTTTTGAAGAACAACCCGACTTGCTTCATAAGCTG GTCACACAGCTTTCTCCTTCTATCCTTAAGTCTAAAGGAATACCAGTTTATAGGTGTGTCCAAAACCCTGGGGACTTTGTTCTGACATTTCCTCAAGCCTACCACTCTGGGTTCAACTGCGGTTTCAATTGTGTTGAGGCTGTTAATGTAGCTCCTGTTGACTGGCTGTCGCATGGGCATATTGCTATAGAGCTGTACCAGGAACAAGGGCGCAAGACTTCTGTATCACATGATAAGTTTTTGCTTGAGGCTGTAAGGGAAGCAGTACGAGGTCATACATCAG AATCGTCTTCCTCGAAGCATCTCAACGTTGGAGTGGGAGAACAACTTTGTTTCTGTTTACAACAAGGATAA
- the LOC137837321 gene encoding lysine-specific demethylase JMJ15-like isoform X2 gives MEIALELLQLAFLVVEFFHGGAPKLWYGVPRKDACKLEKAMRKHLPELFEEQPDLLHKLVTQLSPSILKSKGIPVYRCVQNPGDFVLTFPQAYHSGFNCGFNCVEAVNVAPVDWLSHGHIAIELYQEQGRKTSVSHDKFLLEAVREAVRGHTSGFEI, from the exons ATGGAGATTGCGCTCGAACTACTACAGCTAGCTTTTTTGGTGGTGGAGTTCTTTCATGGT GGAGCTCCAAAATTGTGGTATGGAGTCCCTAGAAAAGATGCCTGCAAATTGGAAAAGGCTATGAGAAAGCATTTACCAGAACTTTTTGAAGAACAACCCGACTTGCTTCATAAGCTG GTCACACAGCTTTCTCCTTCTATCCTTAAGTCTAAAGGAATACCAGTTTATAGGTGTGTCCAAAACCCTGGGGACTTTGTTCTGACATTTCCTCAAGCCTACCACTCTGGGTTCAACTGCGGTTTCAATTGTGTTGAGGCTGTTAATGTAGCTCCTGTTGACTGGCTGTCGCATGGGCATATTGCTATAGAGCTGTACCAGGAACAAGGGCGCAAGACTTCTGTATCACATGATAAGTTTTTGCTTGAGGCTGTAAGGGAAGCAGTACGAGGTCATACATCAG GATTTGAAATATGA